The genomic interval TGCGCCGAAGCGGCCGTCCGCCTCAGTTCGTCGCAAACCCAACGATGGAATCGGGTAGCAGATGGACCTTTGCCCTCAACCAGCCAATCGCCCTGTAACTGCCCCAGGACCTTCTTGCCAAAGGTGGAGTGCTTCTTTTCGAGAAAGGCTTCGTAACGCGCCAGATCGTCATCGTGCGGCAAGTCGGCGGTGAGCGGAATCTGCTCCGCAGTGAGTCCTATCAACCCGCCTCGATCGGCGTCGTATTCAAGTCGGGATCGTCCCAGATAGGTTCCTCCGGTCGGCGCCGGCACGATCCAGGTGCGGCCTATTCGGCGCGGTTCTATATCATTTGAGCGCGGATAATGTCCACCGATAATGACGTCGATCCCTTTAACCGACACCGCCAGAAGGCTGTCTTCCACCAATCCCAACTGCGACAAGACTACAACGAGATCCGCCTTACCGTCGCGAGCCTTAAGGACCCGGGACAGGGCTTCCTCCGGGCTGTCGATGCTTACTCCTTCCAACCCGCTTCGCAACACCACCTCCCCGAGGCTGACCGGCACGACGCCGCTGACGGCGATTCGCACCCCCCCGCGCTCGAGCAGGGTATCCGGCTTGAACAACCGACCGCTCTTCTCGTGTCCGGCATTAGCCACGACGACGGCAAACGACGACTTCTTCAGCGCCTTCTGCAGGTCTTCCCAATCCCAGGCAAAATCGGCAACTCCCGGGGTGAAGACATCAACGCCGAGCCGCTTCAACACCTCAACTTCCGAGGCGCCCCGGGTGGAATAAGCCGGGAACGAACCGGCCAACTCACCGCCGGCGGCCAGCGTCAGTGTAGCCGGATTGCCGCTTCGCTCCGTCTTAAGCATCCCGCCGAGTGCAGCGACGCCGCCAGCCATCCTGCGCTCGTCGCCGATAGCGATGTCCGTCGCTCCGCCCTGCGCTACCCTGTCGCTCCAGTAATAGAGCGTCAATTCGACTGCCGGAGCCTGGCCGCAAAACAGGAATAAGATTGTGAGCAATACCGACCGGGTCATTTGAGCAGGTCAGGTGAAGTGGTTATCGAACAGATATGCCCCCCCGACTCCAGACGCAAAATCTTCGCGCCGACCCGGGTATAGAATTCACCGTCGTGCCCAATAAGCAAGACTCCCCGCCCGGCTTTAGCCTGTTGCCCGACAATCCCCGACAATTGCTCGACCCCCTCGTCGTCCAGACCCGCCGTCGGGTCGTCGAGGATCAGAAACGCCGGCTCCATGGCAATTATACCGGCCAGTGCAACGCGTCGCTTTTCGCCGCCCGACAGTTCGAGCGGATGCCGATGGCGATAGTCGGAAGGCGTCAGCCCCATCTGCGTCAACGCTTGGCTGACCCGCAACTCTACAACAGGCCGCTCAAGTCCGATATTGATTGGCCCGAAGGCAACTTCGTCTGCCACCGTAGCGGCAAAGATCGAACGCTCGGGCCGCGCCGGACACCATCCTACCAGAGCCACCCTCTCCCGCACCGATAACGGCCGCTCAAGCGAGCCTTCAGCCTTGACTACACGTCCTCCTTGCGGTTCGAGCAGCCCCTTCAGAATCATTCCCAAAGTCGTTTTGCCGACTCCTATAGGTCCGGTCAGCGCAACAATAGCCCCGGCTGCCAGTTCAAAGTCGATGTCCGCAAGCACCACGTCCCGCGAGCCGGGATACCGAAACGTGATCCCCCGAGACCGCAGGGTAATGGCTTCAC from Calditrichota bacterium carries:
- a CDS encoding bifunctional metallophosphatase/5'-nucleotidase, which translates into the protein MTRSVLLTILFLFCGQAPAVELTLYYWSDRVAQGGATDIAIGDERRMAGGVAALGGMLKTERSGNPATLTLAAGGELAGSFPAYSTRGASEVEVLKRLGVDVFTPGVADFAWDWEDLQKALKKSSFAVVVANAGHEKSGRLFKPDTLLERGGVRIAVSGVVPVSLGEVVLRSGLEGVSIDSPEEALSRVLKARDGKADLVVVLSQLGLVEDSLLAVSVKGIDVIIGGHYPRSNDIEPRRIGRTWIVPAPTGGTYLGRSRLEYDADRGGLIGLTAEQIPLTADLPHDDDLARYEAFLEKKHSTFGKKVLGQLQGDWLVEGKGPSATRFHRWVCDELRRTAASAQLALLDRSSLRKGISEGPITERHLIEAAPIPTPVVVFQLTGEELFRITRRKTKVPRLIWSGLTAPSRGDTTGQLRVGDYIVRPEDTFAVITTGQVWDRFTELTGLVRTDRPALQLPIKLQDVMREGVQRQKVIVLPQER
- a CDS encoding ABC transporter ATP-binding protein; the protein is MSEAITLRSRGITFRYPGSRDVVLADIDFELAAGAIVALTGPIGVGKTTLGMILKGLLEPQGGRVVKAEGSLERPLSVRERVALVGWCPARPERSIFAATVADEVAFGPINIGLERPVVELRVSQALTQMGLTPSDYRHRHPLELSGGEKRRVALAGIIAMEPAFLILDDPTAGLDDEGVEQLSGIVGQQAKAGRGVLLIGHDGEFYTRVGAKILRLESGGHICSITTSPDLLK